The Gordonia mangrovi genome includes the window CCGCGACTCACCTTGTACTTACGCGCCTGCGCAGCGGTGATGATGCCGTCACGCTCGAGTGCCAGCTTCCGAAGCTCCGGTGGTATTCCCATGCGATTCAGACGCGCCGGACGGCCACTCGGTTCCACCCGATTTTCGCCCTCGACCCGAGTGAGGTGAACGTGCCGTTTTCCGAGACGTTCACCTCACGCGGCACTGGGCTCAAGATCCGGGAGGCAACGCGACCTCGACAATGCGCTCCCCCAGACGTGCAGTGATGGTGACGTCGGTGGCGCCGGCGGCGGCCAGGTAGTTGGCCAGCGTCGACAGCAACAGGTCCTCACGTGCCTCCAACCCCGACACCGCAGCCTGTTTGATACCCATCCGCTGGGCCAGCTCGGTCTGGGTCAGCTGCGCAGCGCGGCGGATCGCCGCCAACCCCATCGCGTGCGCGCGGTCCGCCTGGGCCATCTCCGCGCGGATCGTCTCGACCCGCCCCGCGGTATCCGGGTCCGCCAACAGCTGCGCGATCCGCTCATTGCCACGACGGAACGTG containing:
- a CDS encoding helix-turn-helix domain-containing protein: MSEEKQVTFRRGNERIAQLLADPDTAGRVETIRAEMAQADRAHAMGLAAIRRAAQLTQTELAQRMGIKQAAVSGLEAREDLLLSTLANYLAAAGATDVTITARLGERIVEVALPPGS